One window of Cohnella hashimotonis genomic DNA carries:
- a CDS encoding bifunctional 5,10-methylenetetrahydrofolate dehydrogenase/5,10-methenyltetrahydrofolate cyclohydrolase produces MTTIMKAKEAAERIYDHVRSRAQALKESGTQPQLAVILVEGDPASAYYAQAKRKIADRLGVAYRLHELPASATEASLLQLIAECNADPAIHGILLELPLPARLSARRIERAIAPAKDVDGVTPANKLAVVTGEAGLYPATPQACIALVKHYGYALEGADVTLVGRGQTVGLPLFHLLQREQATVTVCHSRTPDIAAHLSRAAFAFVAVGRPDTVTPGMVHPGLVLVDAGINELADGSIAGDVAAGAGDRAAAYSPVPGGVGTLTTAIVFRNLMDAIDWQQQKEAIGE; encoded by the coding sequence ATGACGACGATTATGAAAGCCAAGGAAGCGGCGGAACGAATCTACGACCACGTCCGCTCGCGCGCGCAGGCGCTCAAGGAATCCGGCACGCAGCCGCAGCTGGCCGTTATTCTGGTTGAAGGAGATCCGGCTTCCGCTTACTATGCGCAAGCCAAACGCAAAATCGCGGACCGGCTCGGCGTCGCCTACCGACTTCACGAGCTCCCGGCCAGCGCGACCGAAGCGTCCCTCCTGCAGCTGATCGCCGAGTGCAATGCGGATCCCGCCATTCACGGCATCCTGCTGGAGCTGCCGCTGCCCGCCCGTTTGTCCGCGCGCCGCATCGAGCGGGCCATCGCGCCGGCCAAAGACGTCGATGGCGTCACACCCGCCAACAAGCTCGCCGTCGTCACGGGCGAAGCCGGCCTCTACCCGGCCACGCCGCAAGCTTGCATCGCGCTCGTCAAGCATTACGGCTACGCGCTCGAAGGCGCCGACGTCACGCTGGTGGGACGCGGCCAGACCGTCGGGCTGCCGCTCTTCCATCTGCTGCAGCGGGAGCAAGCGACCGTCACCGTCTGCCACTCCCGCACGCCGGATATCGCGGCGCACCTCTCGCGTGCGGCGTTCGCCTTCGTCGCCGTCGGCCGCCCGGATACGGTGACCCCCGGCATGGTCCATCCCGGCCTCGTTCTGGTCGATGCCGGCATCAACGAGCTCGCGGACGGCAGCATCGCCGGCGATGTGGCCGCAGGCGCGGGCGATCGCGCCGCAGCCTATTCGCCTGTGCCCGGCGGCGTAGGTACGTTGACGACCGCGATCGTGTTCAGGAACTTGATGGATGCGATCGATTGGCAGCAGCAAAAGGAGGCGATCGGCGAATGA
- a CDS encoding cyclodeaminase/cyclohydrolase family protein: protein MSDISWDQSIRSFIGRAGSADPTPGGGSVAAVVGALGAAMTSMVGRLSQGDKFTAIRPQIEETLAEMSRLSAECETLMHADIASFDRYMSALRLPKATEEEKAQRRAALREAAVQATAVPLRLMDQCREGLSHTLRIAEGANKNVLSDLAIAAILLEAAARSALLTAEINFGSLQDAKLEAAYAEQAADLMRLIADMAREAQDIARRRMLE, encoded by the coding sequence ATGAGCGACATCTCGTGGGATCAATCGATTCGGAGCTTCATCGGACGAGCGGGCAGCGCAGACCCGACGCCCGGCGGCGGCAGCGTAGCCGCAGTGGTTGGCGCGCTGGGGGCCGCGATGACATCGATGGTCGGCCGGCTGTCGCAAGGCGACAAGTTCACGGCGATCCGGCCGCAGATCGAAGAGACGCTCGCGGAGATGAGCCGCCTGAGCGCCGAATGCGAGACGTTGATGCATGCGGATATCGCGTCGTTCGACCGGTACATGAGCGCGCTGCGGCTGCCGAAGGCGACCGAAGAGGAAAAAGCGCAGCGCCGGGCGGCGCTGCGCGAAGCCGCCGTCCAAGCGACCGCGGTGCCCCTCCGTCTCATGGATCAATGCCGGGAAGGCTTGAGCCATACGCTGCGGATCGCAGAAGGCGCCAATAAAAACGTCTTGTCCGACCTGGCGATCGCCGCAATTCTGCTGGAGGCCGCGGCGCGGTCCGCCCTGCTCACCGCGGAGATTAACTTCGGTTCGCTTCAGGACGCAAAGCTGGAAGCGGCATATGCCGAACAGGCGGCCGATCTGATGCGTCTCATCGCGGACATGGCGCGAGAAGCGCAGGACATCGCCCGCCGCAGGATGCTTGAGTGA
- a CDS encoding extracellular solute-binding protein, which yields MIERRKRISRAAARMALAVLGTLAVLAALTGCFDDDGNDRAVSTASSKAGAQSASVSASTAAPLTMLTEESQAWPARSEWPVWRWVREATNIAVEQETQTGPESMALAIASGDMPDLFTLYPADAQKYGSRGAFLDLSGYLDRMPHVQAFLASRPDVAARMTSPGGEMYQLLSDGAGAGNQIVWFYRDDIFDKHGLRPPATWDELYEAAKKLKRLYPDSYPFVFRHGLGTLATFGPAFGLSPSFYQDPETGEVKYGPTDPNFKTMIVYLRKFYKEGLMPPDWLSMDYKAWTQFMTTNQSFITVQYIGQIEIMNAQLNAGEHLTFMAPPSGLEGFAYLPRKDYEPLGFAISAKTDRLNTALRYLDFLYSDEGMDLMSWGKEGETYEIKEGIRRLLPLFKEPNDLRKEAGIMTAGTYGRFDYRSLMSLSRAGEQYAYREAAKYASPIAGEAPKLTASEVAWAGPALEQLDKYYGANVSQFILGYKPMSEWDAFIEGLNKLSMTRLKALYQQAFDRAKEGGRP from the coding sequence TTGATCGAGCGCAGGAAACGAATATCCAGGGCTGCCGCGCGGATGGCGCTCGCCGTTCTCGGTACGCTTGCCGTCTTGGCGGCGCTTACCGGCTGCTTCGACGACGACGGCAATGATCGGGCGGTTTCGACCGCGTCCTCCAAGGCGGGCGCGCAGTCCGCATCCGTATCCGCATCGACCGCAGCGCCGCTCACGATGCTGACGGAAGAATCGCAAGCCTGGCCGGCGCGGTCCGAATGGCCCGTATGGCGGTGGGTACGCGAGGCGACGAACATCGCGGTCGAGCAGGAGACGCAGACGGGGCCTGAATCGATGGCGCTGGCGATCGCGTCGGGCGACATGCCGGATCTGTTCACGCTATATCCGGCCGACGCCCAGAAGTACGGCTCGCGTGGCGCTTTTCTGGACCTCTCCGGTTACTTGGACCGAATGCCCCATGTCCAGGCGTTTCTCGCATCCAGGCCCGATGTCGCCGCGCGCATGACTTCGCCGGGCGGCGAGATGTACCAGCTGCTCAGCGACGGCGCGGGCGCGGGCAACCAGATCGTGTGGTTTTACAGGGACGACATTTTCGACAAGCACGGACTGAGGCCGCCTGCCACATGGGACGAGCTCTATGAGGCCGCCAAGAAACTGAAACGGCTCTATCCCGACAGCTACCCGTTCGTCTTCAGGCATGGGCTCGGCACGCTGGCCACGTTCGGTCCCGCGTTCGGCCTTTCCCCTTCGTTCTATCAGGACCCCGAGACGGGCGAGGTCAAATACGGCCCGACCGATCCGAATTTTAAAACGATGATCGTATACTTAAGGAAGTTCTACAAAGAAGGACTCATGCCTCCGGATTGGCTCTCGATGGATTACAAGGCCTGGACGCAGTTCATGACGACGAATCAATCGTTCATTACCGTCCAGTACATCGGCCAGATCGAGATTATGAACGCGCAGTTGAACGCGGGCGAGCATCTGACGTTCATGGCGCCGCCAAGCGGGCTGGAAGGCTTCGCCTATCTGCCGAGAAAAGACTACGAGCCGCTCGGCTTCGCGATCTCCGCCAAAACGGACCGTCTGAATACGGCGCTGCGCTATCTGGATTTTTTGTACTCGGACGAGGGCATGGACCTGATGAGCTGGGGCAAGGAAGGCGAGACTTACGAGATAAAGGAAGGCATACGCCGGCTGCTGCCGCTGTTCAAGGAGCCCAACGACCTGCGCAAGGAAGCCGGCATTATGACGGCGGGCACGTACGGCCGCTTCGATTATCGCTCGCTCATGTCGCTTAGCAGGGCCGGCGAGCAATATGCCTATCGCGAAGCGGCCAAGTACGCGTCTCCCATTGCCGGCGAAGCGCCGAAGCTGACCGCAAGCGAGGTCGCCTGGGCGGGACCGGCGCTGGAGCAGTTGGACAAGTATTACGGGGCCAACGTCTCTCAGTTTATTCTCGGCTACAAGCCGATGTCCGAGTGGGACGCCTTTATCGAGGGGCTGAACAAGCTGAGTATGACCAGGCTGAAAGCGTTGTATCAGCAGGCGTTCGATCGGGCAAAGGAAGGCGGGCGACCGTGA